In Jaculus jaculus isolate mJacJac1 chromosome 11, mJacJac1.mat.Y.cur, whole genome shotgun sequence, the following proteins share a genomic window:
- the Zg16b gene encoding zymogen granule protein 16 homolog B yields the protein MGVLRPLHSGLFPLSAEIRTMRRAEAVLLWLTLTLLGTPASGTQEYYGSTVGNRFCTAPPSGEDIAAIRMTKNAVRLLSVQVKYGETWSDVYGTKGGTSKEFVLNPGEYITQVSGSYMINILHVTVYTDEGRKAIFGNKVGTEFTVFPPKDGQVLKGFCGFYFLGGLKSIGFEWGDPQETSDSSEE from the exons ATGGGCGTTCTGCGGCCCCTGCACTCaggcctcttccccctctctgcaGAGATCCGCACGATGCGCCGGGCAGAGGCCGTGCTGCTGTGGCTGACCCTGACCCTCCTGGGGACCCCCGCGTCTGGAACACAGG AGTACTATGGGTCAACGGTTGGCAACCGTTTCTGCACCGCCCCACCCAGCGGAGAAGACATAGCAGCCATTCGGATGACTAAAAATGCTGTTCGGCTTTTAAG TGTCCAGGTGAAATACGGAGAAACCTGGAGTGATGTATATGGCACTAAAGGAGGGACTTCTAAGGAATTCGTCTTGAATCCTGGTGAATATATCACCCAGGTGTCTGGCTCCTACATGATAAATATCCTGCATGTTACTGTGTATACCGACGAGGGGCGCAAAGCCATATTTGGGAATAAAGTCGGCACTGAGTTCACCGTCTTCCCCCCCAAGGATGGCCAGGTGCTCAAGGGCTTCTGTGGCTTTTATTTCCTTGGTGGCTTAAAGTCTATTGGCTTTGAATGGGGTGACCCACAGGAGACCTCAGATAGTAGTGAGGAATGA
- the LOC101609344 gene encoding zymogen granule protein 16 homolog B: MGVLRPLHSGLFPLSAEIRTMRRAEAVLLWLTLTLLGTPASGTQEYYGSTVGKRFCTAPASGEDIAAIRMTKNAVRLLSVQVKYGETWSDVYGTKGGTSKEFVLNPGEYITQVSGSYMINILHVTVYTDEWRKATFGNKVGTEFTVFPPKQGQVLKGFCGFYFLGGLKSIGFEWGDPQETSDSSEE, translated from the exons ATGGGCGTCCTGCGGCCCCTGCACTCaggcctcttccccctctctgcaGAGATCCGCACGATGCGCCGGGCAGAGGCCGTGCTGCTGTGGCTGACCCTGACCCTCCTGGGGACCCCCGCGTCTGGAACACAGG AGTACTATGGGTCAACGGTTGGCAAACGTTTCTGCACCGCCCCAGCCAGCGGAGAAGACATAGCAGCCATTCGGATGACTAAAAATGCTGTTCGGCTTTTAAG TGTCCAGGTGAAATATGGAGAAACCTGGAGTGATGTATATGGCACTAAAGGAGGGACTTCTAAGGAATTCGTCTTGAATCCTGGTGAATATATCACCCAGGTGTCTGGCTCCTACATGATAAATATCCTGCATGTTACTGTGTATACCGACGAGTGGCGTAAAGCCACATTTGGGAATAAAGTCGGCACTGAGTTCACCGTCTTCCCCCCCAAGCAGGGCCAGGTGCTCAAGGGCTTCTGTGGCTTTTATTTCCTTGGTGGCTTAAAGTCTATTGGCTTTGAATGGGGTGACCCACAGGAGACCTCAGATAGTAGTGAGGAATGA